The following coding sequences are from one Formosa haliotis window:
- a CDS encoding pectinesterase family protein produces MKKNSFFFLIPMLFCVFLVQGQISTTYDFTDGSTFTNSGSTLTSTTSPDGKLRTQAATTQYHSAGYGVVFKNTNVLELDVDTGSTTVTFSGSVHSSGIMNGGRTTGGTDLGSADVKVTVDKTGTYEFTYLGGATTLYFTLAGSNAYTPKVEVTTTVVNVVKTDVWDFGAEQLDPFLYNNMLDESTINAWYPGVTPGTSNKNTPQTFTEGILSWVGGTNDRLRTSNTNLTRYDESVSASGYTGRLYQNGGTSSRYMSLNLDEDDEVTLMMITQSGTGQIHFENVSGADTQDDVVAVGATIQEVNFVAKEAGEFRVYDISDKPSFYRIYRKPAEYVTVTGTVDETSAANIPSGYSVDFTNEAGKVFSAVVSGSVYSVNLPIEYTYNLSLGGANGYVITNGLTLNANASTTTHDVTVVKVDLFEVTGAISGLSNLSNLTLTFTPDPSANTVYTPVVALNTSASTYSVSLEAGIEYTITATGEDDYEISSDKITITGAQTYDIAFTAKPLHAVTINTPDLDATLRGLLNLTFTNLNDENYSYNFSDVTSVSLRDAVYKVSYSGLDDYALELALTPNLTVSGAATSMHLVFNQVTNWSFDDKDIINTDTHYKGLVLSGVKNEKAKGHLVANAGNTVEVPMQPGDKMIVTYYYAANFDIAGGTPIVSSSGSTNTFETVQYLYPGNVAGTVILNALGTTYFTNIEVKQAVAFSDVITVGSGKDYLTINEALAAIAEMDRPNDERVTVMIDPGNYEEMLEITSKNVTLKNAASAPSIAILNKGVDIDANAVRITSYYGQKYNFFSQGEDNKWSAEALHVNKANGYTNYENKEGSGGGASYWNATVVVKADGFTAEDIILENSFNQYISYKESQDVVQAKNTASEPVRPTDYGNTEVQDRSKGYVTQAAAIGIANNTDKVVLNNCRVIGRQDSFYGGVGSRVVVYKGAMMGAVDYIFGGMTAVFYQTDFVFNTSDTSSDAAYITAAQQDSGRGYLMYECHVKSTVPGVETASTHGAKPGYFGRPWRANTSEVVFYKTNIDASTYPGAEGQSLISPAGWTNSLSGESDLMYEYGTIEKALVDNTASRASWSTVLSSPILKDGTNIDPFEFTKGNDDWDPIETLVLSVNDHISSTNSVVVKAYKGNVYLSNVTSKTNIQVYSFTGALVNSIDVVGDSHFNLKNGLYILRIKDAVGVKVVKISAH; encoded by the coding sequence ATGAAAAAAAATTCCTTTTTCTTTTTGATTCCCATGCTTTTTTGCGTCTTTTTAGTGCAAGGGCAAATCAGTACGACCTATGATTTTACAGACGGAAGTACCTTTACTAATTCAGGTAGTACATTAACCTCAACGACTAGTCCAGATGGTAAATTAAGAACCCAGGCAGCAACCACACAATACCACAGCGCAGGTTACGGTGTTGTATTTAAGAACACAAATGTTTTAGAATTAGATGTTGATACAGGTAGTACAACAGTAACTTTTTCAGGATCTGTGCATAGTTCTGGTATCATGAACGGTGGGAGAACAACTGGAGGTACCGATTTAGGAAGTGCAGATGTAAAAGTAACTGTAGATAAAACAGGTACTTACGAGTTTACTTATCTAGGTGGAGCCACGACTTTATACTTTACGCTTGCTGGATCAAATGCGTATACACCTAAAGTAGAGGTAACTACCACCGTGGTTAACGTGGTAAAAACAGATGTTTGGGATTTTGGAGCCGAACAATTAGATCCCTTTTTATATAATAACATGTTAGATGAATCAACAATTAATGCCTGGTATCCAGGTGTAACTCCAGGAACATCTAATAAAAATACACCTCAAACGTTTACTGAAGGTATTTTGTCATGGGTAGGAGGTACCAACGACCGTTTGAGAACATCGAACACTAACCTGACTAGATATGATGAATCTGTTAGTGCATCAGGATATACAGGGAGATTGTACCAAAATGGAGGTACTTCATCGCGCTATATGAGTTTGAATTTAGATGAAGATGATGAAGTAACTTTGATGATGATTACACAGTCAGGCACAGGTCAGATACATTTTGAAAATGTTTCTGGAGCAGATACTCAAGATGATGTTGTAGCGGTAGGAGCTACAATTCAAGAGGTTAATTTTGTGGCTAAAGAAGCAGGAGAATTCCGTGTCTATGATATTAGCGATAAACCAAGTTTTTACAGAATATATAGAAAACCAGCTGAATATGTTACCGTTACAGGAACTGTAGATGAAACTTCAGCTGCAAATATTCCAAGTGGTTATTCTGTAGATTTTACAAACGAAGCTGGTAAAGTATTTTCAGCAGTTGTTTCTGGTTCTGTTTATAGTGTAAATTTACCTATAGAGTATACATACAACCTTAGTTTAGGAGGTGCAAATGGGTATGTTATTACTAACGGATTAACTTTAAATGCCAATGCATCAACCACAACACATGATGTAACTGTGGTAAAAGTAGATTTATTCGAAGTTACTGGTGCTATTTCAGGGTTATCAAATCTTAGTAATTTAACTCTAACTTTTACGCCAGACCCTTCTGCAAACACAGTTTACACTCCTGTAGTGGCTTTAAATACAAGCGCTTCAACTTATAGTGTGAGTCTTGAAGCTGGTATAGAATATACCATAACAGCAACTGGTGAAGATGATTACGAAATTTCATCAGATAAAATAACGATTACAGGCGCTCAAACCTACGATATTGCATTTACAGCAAAACCTTTACATGCTGTAACTATTAATACACCAGATTTAGATGCCACACTACGTGGTTTATTAAACCTTACGTTTACTAATTTAAATGATGAAAATTACAGCTATAATTTTAGTGATGTTACATCCGTATCTCTACGCGATGCTGTTTATAAGGTAAGTTATAGTGGATTGGATGACTATGCTTTAGAATTAGCTTTAACTCCTAATTTAACAGTTTCTGGAGCAGCCACTTCCATGCACTTGGTGTTTAATCAAGTAACGAATTGGAGTTTTGATGATAAAGACATTATAAACACCGACACCCACTATAAGGGCTTAGTTTTATCTGGAGTTAAAAACGAGAAAGCTAAAGGACATTTGGTAGCTAATGCAGGAAATACTGTTGAGGTTCCTATGCAGCCTGGCGATAAAATGATTGTGACTTACTATTATGCAGCCAATTTTGATATTGCAGGCGGAACACCTATAGTAAGCTCTAGTGGGAGCACCAATACTTTTGAAACGGTTCAATATTTATATCCAGGAAATGTTGCGGGTACAGTTATATTGAATGCTTTAGGAACCACTTACTTTACAAATATTGAAGTGAAACAAGCTGTTGCTTTTTCTGATGTGATTACCGTGGGATCTGGAAAAGATTACTTAACTATTAATGAAGCTTTAGCTGCGATAGCAGAAATGGACAGACCAAATGATGAGCGTGTTACAGTGATGATTGATCCTGGTAACTATGAAGAAATGCTTGAAATTACCAGTAAAAATGTGACTTTAAAAAATGCAGCATCGGCACCAAGTATTGCTATTTTAAATAAAGGTGTTGATATTGATGCCAACGCGGTTAGAATTACCTCGTATTATGGACAAAAATACAATTTCTTTAGTCAAGGTGAAGATAATAAATGGAGTGCTGAAGCCTTACATGTTAATAAAGCAAACGGCTATACAAATTATGAAAATAAAGAAGGCTCTGGTGGCGGTGCTTCCTATTGGAATGCGACGGTTGTGGTGAAAGCCGATGGTTTTACGGCTGAAGATATTATTTTAGAAAACTCATTCAATCAATACATTTCTTATAAAGAATCGCAAGATGTTGTGCAGGCTAAAAATACTGCTTCAGAACCTGTAAGACCAACCGATTACGGAAATACTGAGGTTCAAGATCGTTCTAAAGGCTATGTTACTCAAGCAGCTGCTATTGGGATTGCAAACAATACCGATAAGGTTGTGTTAAATAACTGTCGTGTTATTGGGCGCCAAGATTCATTTTACGGTGGCGTAGGATCAAGAGTTGTGGTTTACAAAGGTGCTATGATGGGGGCAGTCGATTATATTTTTGGAGGCATGACTGCAGTTTTCTATCAAACAGATTTTGTATTTAATACCAGTGATACTTCTAGTGATGCGGCCTATATTACCGCGGCACAACAAGATTCTGGCAGAGGCTACTTAATGTACGAATGCCATGTAAAATCGACGGTTCCAGGTGTTGAAACAGCATCAACCCATGGAGCTAAACCAGGCTATTTTGGGCGTCCTTGGAGAGCCAATACTAGTGAGGTGGTATTCTACAAAACAAATATCGATGCATCAACCTATCCAGGGGCCGAAGGACAATCGTTAATTAGTCCAGCTGGATGGACAAACTCTTTAAGTGGGGAGTCCGATTTAATGTATGAATACGGAACAATAGAGAAAGCTTTAGTAGATAATACGGCAAGTCGCGCTTCCTGGTCTACTGTTTTGTCATCTCCAATATTGAAGGATGGTACAAATATCGATCCTTTTGAATTCACAAAAGGGAATGATGATTGGGATCCTATTGAGACATTGGTACTGAGTGTTAATGATCATATTAGCTCAACAAACTCGGTGGTAGTTAAAGCTTACAAAGGGAATGTTTATCTTTCAAATGTAACTTCTAAAACAAATATTCAAGTATATAGTTTTACTGGAGCTCTGGTAAACTCTATTGATGTTGTTGGTGATTCCCATTTTAATTTAAAGAACGGACTGTATATTTTAAGGATTAAAGATGCAGTAGGTGTAAAAGTGGTGAAAATTTCTGCACATTAA